A genomic stretch from Pseudomonas mendocina includes:
- a CDS encoding ATP-binding protein gives MQAPVWFPQSFFARTLWLVLIVVLFSKALTLVYLMINEDVLVDRQYSHGAALTIRAYWAADPDARDVIGRAAGLQWVAAGDVPETEEHWPYSEIFEEQMRSELGPDTEVRVRALNPPALWVRAPSLGDDWLRVPLYPHPLRGQKIWSVLGWFLGIGLLSTAAAWIFVRQLNAPLKRLVFAARQLGKGRSVRLPISDTPSEMTEVYRAFNQMAEDVEQAARERELMLAGVSHDLRTPLTRLRLSLEFLDTDSELTEDMVRDIEDMDAILDQFLAFIRDGSGEPLEELDVRELIHEVAAPYNQKGEVVRLYLEPVPAFPLRRISFKRLLVNLIENALRYGGNQVEVLASVSGDHSAPYVVISVLDRGTGIDPAELDNIFNPFIRGDRARGGQGTGLGLAIVKRIAALHGGSVELRNRVGGGLEARVCLPLGLLLPRDAA, from the coding sequence ATGCAGGCACCTGTCTGGTTTCCGCAGAGCTTCTTCGCCCGCACGCTGTGGCTGGTGCTGATCGTCGTGCTGTTTTCCAAGGCGTTGACGTTGGTCTATCTGATGATCAACGAAGACGTGTTGGTGGACCGCCAGTACAGCCATGGTGCGGCCCTGACTATCCGTGCGTATTGGGCGGCTGATCCTGATGCGCGGGATGTGATTGGTCGCGCTGCAGGCCTTCAGTGGGTGGCCGCCGGTGATGTGCCGGAAACTGAAGAGCACTGGCCCTACAGTGAAATCTTCGAAGAGCAAATGCGTTCGGAGCTGGGGCCGGACACCGAGGTCCGGGTGCGTGCTTTAAACCCGCCTGCGTTGTGGGTCAGGGCGCCTTCGCTGGGTGATGACTGGTTGCGCGTGCCGTTGTATCCGCACCCATTACGCGGGCAGAAAATCTGGAGCGTGCTGGGCTGGTTCCTTGGTATTGGCTTGCTCTCGACAGCTGCTGCCTGGATTTTTGTGCGTCAGCTCAATGCCCCGCTCAAACGCTTGGTATTTGCGGCTCGCCAACTGGGTAAGGGGCGCAGTGTGCGCCTGCCGATTAGTGATACGCCCAGTGAAATGACCGAGGTGTACCGGGCGTTCAACCAAATGGCGGAGGATGTTGAGCAGGCGGCCCGTGAGCGTGAGTTGATGTTGGCTGGGGTATCCCACGATTTGCGTACACCGCTGACTCGCTTACGCTTGTCATTGGAGTTTTTGGACACAGACTCTGAGCTGACCGAAGACATGGTCCGCGACATTGAAGACATGGACGCGATTCTTGATCAGTTCCTGGCCTTTATTCGCGATGGTAGCGGTGAGCCACTGGAAGAATTGGATGTGCGCGAGCTGATCCATGAAGTCGCTGCGCCCTACAATCAAAAAGGGGAAGTGGTACGTCTGTATCTCGAGCCAGTGCCTGCATTTCCTCTGCGGCGGATTTCCTTCAAACGCCTGTTGGTCAACCTGATTGAGAATGCGCTGCGTTATGGCGGTAATCAGGTAGAAGTGCTGGCATCGGTTTCCGGTGATCACAGCGCGCCCTATGTGGTGATCAGCGTGCTTGATCGAGGCACTGGGATTGATCCTGCTGAACTCGACAATATTTTCAATCCATTCATCCGTGGTGATCGGGCTCGTGGTGGGCAGGGAACTGGTCTGGGATTGGCCATCGTTAAACGCATTGCCGCCCTTCACGGCGGCAGCGTAGAGCTGCGCAACCGGGTTGGGGGTGGTCTGGAAGCCAGAGTTTGTCTGCCTTTGGGGTTGTTATTACCACGCGATGCTGCTTGA
- a CDS encoding EAL domain-containing protein produces MATPFMSGVALWYLPFALGVLLVIWWGPRVLPAAYLSGILSCVYNGLSWQTAALCALPMTTALGLAWLLLYLRLFDPTVPSVRHLVRYMLWGVLLPATTLCFGGMLVSWAQYGLQLAQLPTASLTLWLMSCLVAFGGGTILLVYLTPWLKKRGWLINGPVSSAEPLQENLSKLPPGLLLLALLIAMPWMLANTYLELNLPLFGMMLFALALKWGFPGALCGAALSALMVISLPFLREWVGFAPWADAQRMNLHLGVLLFTLASLLLGRSLSDLRQSLARSSRMQEQLSLAHLALDASPLGVVIVDVRQPHMPLIYCNPAFERMSGYSNAETIGKSWDFLVREDRQQEGFMRLRQAIEDGIACDVVLRLYRKDLQSMWAQLTLSPIYDDVGISHFVVMQSDVTAREQLASQVRAQSDELLKQSYLFSQTENIADLGGWVLNLPSGTMDWSAGCFRIYELDPGQGTPQLTGALSYMDTSSRELTEAKLAELVSGRGQDHFDFEVRILTAKGKSRWLRLRGITEWDENELVRIYGAIQDISARKFAEQQLRERDERLNLFFEAPLIGMAMTSPSFAWEEVNQRFCSMLGRSHDDLMTCTWASLSVEEELVIERSLLDQVHGGEREGFELEKRFRRADGSLVHTRVSLRAVRHSTGRVRMFLLLVEDISGRLQAEARYRTLVENAPEAIMLVDVQGRMVDCNENTLRLLRYTREAITTKTLFDLSPAKQANGRPSQEYGRLQLEQAIAGGAPVFEWLHRDSSGRNIPCEVRLVRMPGEPVLIRGSVMDISERQHYQQEIERLAYSDELTGLPNRRLLLDRLQHAMQRELREGTTGALLFIDLDHFKTVNDSLGHQVGDGLLREVTLRLVSALRAQDTLARMGGDEFVVLLEGLDKDPEVAAESAAITAKKLLKALVDRSCWIDGHELSISASIGIALHPLGRQAASDVLKQADTAMYQAKQGGRNAFHFFAPEMQAVIDQRLQMQNELRLAVQRGQLRLMFQPQLELHSNRVSGAEVLLRWGHPERGEVMPGDFIPLAEETGLIEELGTWVLEQACAQLNKWLVMRPDFVLAINLSPRELRQRNCVSRVRDCLQRHNIAPQSLELEITEGVLVEDVEQCISNMQALKTLGVRFSIDDFGTGYSSLTYLKRLPLDRLKIDRSFIWDMDAADGNGLMIVQTILVIARNLGLECVAEGIESQEQLACLREQGCELGQGYYFSRPLSEEEFTQWLVQAHTEPAT; encoded by the coding sequence TTGGCCACACCCTTTATGAGCGGTGTGGCGCTTTGGTATCTGCCTTTTGCCCTGGGTGTCCTGCTGGTGATTTGGTGGGGGCCGCGGGTGCTGCCAGCGGCTTACCTGAGTGGCATTTTGTCATGTGTCTATAACGGTTTAAGTTGGCAAACGGCTGCGCTTTGTGCGCTGCCTATGACCACCGCACTCGGCTTGGCCTGGTTGCTTCTTTATCTGCGGTTGTTTGATCCAACTGTGCCGAGCGTTCGTCACTTGGTGCGCTACATGCTTTGGGGCGTATTGCTGCCTGCAACGACCCTGTGCTTCGGGGGCATGCTGGTGAGTTGGGCCCAGTACGGTTTACAGCTAGCACAACTGCCGACGGCGAGCCTGACATTGTGGTTGATGAGCTGTCTCGTCGCCTTTGGGGGTGGGACAATTCTTCTGGTCTACCTTACGCCTTGGCTGAAGAAACGGGGCTGGCTGATCAATGGTCCTGTCAGCAGCGCTGAACCGTTGCAGGAAAACCTGAGTAAACTGCCGCCTGGGCTACTCCTGTTAGCCCTGTTGATCGCTATGCCATGGATGTTGGCCAACACCTATCTGGAACTCAATCTGCCACTGTTCGGCATGATGCTGTTTGCCCTCGCGTTGAAGTGGGGGTTCCCCGGTGCATTGTGTGGCGCTGCACTCAGTGCGCTTATGGTCATCAGCTTGCCCTTTTTACGTGAGTGGGTGGGTTTTGCCCCATGGGCTGATGCGCAGCGCATGAATCTGCATTTGGGGGTGTTGCTCTTCACACTCGCCTCCCTTCTTCTTGGTCGAAGCTTGAGCGATCTGCGCCAGTCATTAGCGCGTAGCTCCAGAATGCAAGAGCAACTTTCATTGGCCCATTTGGCGCTGGACGCGAGCCCTCTGGGGGTGGTGATCGTCGACGTGCGTCAGCCGCATATGCCGTTGATCTATTGCAACCCTGCCTTCGAGCGCATGAGCGGCTACTCCAACGCCGAGACGATAGGAAAAAGCTGGGACTTTCTGGTGCGTGAGGATCGCCAGCAAGAAGGCTTCATGCGCCTGCGTCAAGCCATTGAAGATGGCATTGCTTGTGATGTGGTCTTGCGCCTCTATCGTAAGGATCTTCAGTCAATGTGGGCGCAGTTAACGCTTTCGCCTATCTACGACGATGTCGGTATCAGCCATTTTGTAGTCATGCAGTCTGACGTTACAGCGCGGGAGCAGTTGGCCAGTCAGGTGCGTGCGCAAAGCGATGAGCTGCTCAAGCAGAGTTATCTCTTCAGCCAAACAGAAAACATTGCTGACTTAGGCGGCTGGGTGCTTAACCTGCCATCAGGAACCATGGATTGGAGTGCTGGCTGCTTCCGTATCTATGAGCTTGACCCCGGCCAAGGTACGCCTCAGTTGACAGGGGCCCTAAGCTACATGGACACCAGTAGTCGGGAGTTGACGGAGGCGAAACTGGCGGAATTGGTTTCTGGGCGCGGACAGGATCATTTTGACTTTGAAGTGAGGATTCTCACCGCTAAGGGTAAGTCACGTTGGTTGCGCTTGCGGGGCATCACTGAGTGGGATGAAAACGAGTTGGTTCGCATCTATGGCGCGATCCAGGACATCAGCGCGCGCAAATTTGCTGAACAACAGCTGCGCGAACGGGATGAGCGCCTCAACCTGTTTTTTGAAGCGCCGCTAATCGGCATGGCCATGACCAGTCCGAGCTTTGCCTGGGAAGAGGTCAACCAACGTTTCTGCAGCATGCTTGGTCGCAGTCACGATGACTTGATGACGTGTACGTGGGCGTCGCTTTCAGTTGAGGAAGAGTTGGTTATTGAGCGGTCTCTGCTCGATCAGGTGCACGGCGGAGAACGTGAAGGGTTTGAGTTGGAAAAACGTTTCCGCCGCGCTGACGGCAGTCTCGTGCATACCCGAGTCAGCCTGCGAGCCGTGCGCCACAGTACCGGCCGGGTGAGGATGTTTCTGTTATTGGTCGAAGACATCAGTGGCCGACTTCAGGCCGAAGCGCGCTACCGTACGTTGGTGGAGAATGCGCCTGAAGCCATCATGTTGGTCGATGTCCAAGGGCGGATGGTGGACTGCAATGAGAACACTCTGCGACTGTTGCGTTACACCCGTGAGGCTATCACCACTAAGACACTGTTTGATTTGAGCCCGGCCAAACAGGCTAATGGCCGGCCGTCCCAAGAATATGGCCGCTTACAACTGGAACAAGCGATTGCTGGAGGCGCGCCGGTCTTCGAGTGGCTTCACCGTGACAGCAGTGGTCGCAATATCCCCTGCGAAGTGCGGCTGGTACGTATGCCAGGTGAGCCGGTATTGATTCGTGGATCGGTGATGGATATCTCCGAGCGCCAGCACTATCAGCAAGAGATTGAGCGGCTAGCCTACAGTGACGAGCTCACAGGACTGCCCAATCGACGTTTACTTTTGGACCGCTTGCAGCACGCTATGCAGCGTGAGTTGCGCGAAGGCACAACGGGGGCCTTGTTATTCATTGACTTGGACCATTTCAAAACAGTCAACGACAGCCTCGGGCACCAAGTCGGTGATGGGTTGTTGCGAGAGGTCACGCTACGTTTGGTCAGTGCCTTGCGAGCGCAGGACACGCTCGCGCGGATGGGCGGCGACGAATTCGTCGTGTTGCTCGAAGGTCTGGATAAAGATCCGGAGGTGGCTGCCGAATCTGCTGCCATCACCGCAAAGAAACTACTTAAAGCGTTGGTGGATCGCAGTTGCTGGATTGATGGTCATGAGTTGTCCATCAGCGCCAGTATCGGTATCGCCTTGCACCCGTTGGGGCGCCAAGCTGCGTCAGATGTGCTGAAACAAGCAGACACGGCTATGTATCAGGCCAAGCAGGGTGGGCGTAATGCATTTCACTTCTTTGCCCCGGAGATGCAGGCGGTTATCGACCAGCGATTGCAGATGCAAAACGAGCTGCGGCTGGCGGTACAGCGTGGCCAGTTAAGGCTTATGTTCCAGCCTCAGCTGGAACTGCACAGTAACCGTGTTTCCGGTGCTGAAGTGCTGCTGCGCTGGGGGCATCCTGAGCGTGGCGAGGTTATGCCCGGAGACTTCATTCCTTTGGCAGAAGAGACCGGACTGATCGAGGAGCTCGGCACTTGGGTGCTTGAGCAAGCGTGTGCGCAACTCAATAAATGGCTTGTCATGCGGCCGGACTTCGTTCTGGCGATTAATCTCAGCCCTCGTGAGCTGCGTCAGCGGAACTGCGTATCTCGTGTTCGCGATTGTTTGCAGCGCCACAATATTGCCCCGCAGTCACTGGAGCTTGAGATCACCGAAGGTGTTCTGGTCGAAGATGTTGAGCAGTGCATCAGCAACATGCAGGCCCTGAAAACGCTTGGCGTGCGCTTCTCCATTGATGACTTTGGCACGGGCTACTCCTCGCTGACCTACCTCAAGCGCCTGCCGCTGGATCGCCTGAAAATCGACCGCAGCTTTATCTGGGATATGGATGCGGCCGATGGCAATGGCCTGATGATTGTGCAGACGATTCTAGTCATTGCCCGCAACCTAGGGCTGGAGTGTGTTGCAGAGGGCATCGAAAGTCAGGAGCAACTGGCCTGCTTACGTGAGCAGGGCTGTGAGCTGGGCCAGGGCTACTATTTCAGTCGCCCGCTGAGTGAGGAAGAGTTTACCCAATGGTTAGTACAGGCCCACACGGAGCCTGCCACCTAA
- a CDS encoding ribosome modulation factor yields the protein MSFDEHSQKLSLESLDKAYQQGYMAGLTGHAKQPRNAELQADVLLAAWEAGWDDGNEQFELHKRFSA from the coding sequence ATGTCTTTTGATGAGCACTCACAGAAGTTGAGCCTGGAAAGCCTCGATAAAGCCTACCAACAAGGGTACATGGCCGGCCTCACAGGCCACGCCAAACAGCCGCGCAACGCGGAACTCCAAGCCGATGTTCTTCTGGCCGCTTGGGAAGCCGGTTGGGATGACGGCAACGAGCAGTTCGAACTGCACAAACGCTTCAGCGCCTAA
- the aguB gene encoding N-carbamoylputrescine amidase has product MTRNVTVAATQMACSWDTAANIANAEKLVRQAAAKGAQIILIQELFETPYFCQKPNPDYMQLATPVESNPAILHFQKIAKELQVVLPISFFELAGRARFNSIAIIDADGTNLGIYRKSHIPDGPGYHEKYYFNPGDTGFKVWNTRYAKIGVGICWDQWFPECARSMALLGAEILFYPTAIGSEPHDPTISSRDHWQRVQQGHAGANLMPLVASNRIGREDQDGYHINFYGSSFIANQFGEKVEELNETEEGILVHSFDLDQLEHIRSAWGSFRDRRPNLYGPVLTLDGKLASE; this is encoded by the coding sequence ATGACCCGTAACGTTACTGTCGCCGCCACCCAAATGGCCTGTTCCTGGGATACCGCTGCGAATATCGCCAACGCCGAGAAACTGGTACGCCAGGCAGCGGCCAAAGGCGCCCAGATCATCCTGATTCAAGAGCTGTTCGAAACCCCGTACTTCTGCCAGAAGCCGAACCCGGACTACATGCAGCTGGCCACCCCGGTTGAAAGCAACCCGGCCATCCTGCACTTCCAGAAAATCGCTAAAGAGCTGCAAGTCGTTCTGCCGATCAGCTTCTTTGAGCTGGCTGGCCGTGCCCGCTTCAACAGCATCGCCATCATCGACGCGGACGGTACCAACCTCGGGATTTATCGGAAAAGCCACATCCCGGACGGCCCTGGCTACCACGAGAAGTACTACTTCAACCCGGGCGATACCGGCTTCAAAGTGTGGAACACCCGCTACGCGAAGATCGGCGTGGGCATCTGCTGGGATCAGTGGTTCCCGGAATGCGCCCGCAGCATGGCCCTGCTCGGTGCAGAAATCCTTTTCTACCCGACTGCCATCGGCAGCGAGCCACATGACCCGACTATCAGCTCCCGCGATCACTGGCAGCGCGTACAGCAAGGCCACGCCGGTGCCAACCTGATGCCGCTGGTGGCCAGCAACCGCATTGGTCGTGAAGACCAGGACGGCTACCACATCAACTTCTACGGTTCCTCTTTCATTGCCAACCAGTTCGGCGAGAAAGTCGAAGAGCTGAATGAGACCGAAGAAGGCATCCTCGTGCACAGCTTCGACCTCGATCAGCTGGAGCACATCCGCAGTGCCTGGGGCTCGTTCCGTGACCGTCGCCCGAACCTGTACGGCCCGGTACTGACCCTCGACGGCAAACTGGCCAGCGAATAA
- a CDS encoding Tex family protein yields the protein MDSINNRIATELGVRPQQVAAAVALLDEGSTVPFIARYRKEVTGSLDDTQLRTLEERLRYLRELDERRASILASIEEQGKLTPELAREINLADTKTRLEDLYLPFKQKRRTKGQIALEAGLGELADALFNDPSLTPESEAERFIDAEKGFADIKAVLEGAKYILMERFAEDANLLASLRSFIKDNATLSARVVAGKEEEGAKFRDYFEHDEKLKGAPSHRALAIFRGRNEGILSVSLKVGDEQPGTMHPCEVMIGERFGISNKGRAADKWLGEVVRWTWKVKLYTHLETDLLGELRDGAEDEAISVFARNLNDLLLAAPAGPRATLALDPGLRTGCKIAVVDATGKLLETTAVYPHAPRNDWDGTINTLAKLCAKHNVELIAIGNGTASRESDKLVIELIKKYPQLKLTKIMVSEAGASVYSASELAAKEFPDLDVSLRSAVSIGRRLQDPLAELVKIDPKSIGVGQYQHDVSQLKLARSLDAVVEDCVNAVGVDVNTASAALLTRISGLNATLAQNIVNYRDANGAFNSRAELLKVPRLGEKTFEQAAGFLRIMNGSNPLDASAVHPETYPLVQRIAADTGRDIRSLIGDSSFLKRLDPKQFTDEQFGLVTVSDILSELEKPGRDPRPEFKTAEFQEGVETLKDLKLGMILEGVVTNVTNFGAFVDIGVHQDGLVHISALSEKFIKDPHEAVKAGDVVKVKVMEVDIPRNRIALSMRMGDTPGEKTEGPRTGGNRGGNTPRSERHSREDKPAPATGGMAALFANAKQLKK from the coding sequence ATGGATAGCATCAACAACCGTATCGCCACTGAACTGGGCGTTCGCCCGCAGCAGGTTGCCGCCGCTGTAGCCCTGCTGGATGAAGGTTCGACCGTACCGTTCATCGCCCGCTATCGTAAAGAAGTCACCGGCAGCCTGGATGACACTCAGCTGCGTACCCTCGAAGAGCGCCTGCGCTACCTGCGTGAGCTGGACGAACGCCGCGCCAGCATCCTGGCCAGCATCGAGGAACAAGGCAAACTGACTCCCGAATTGGCCCGCGAAATCAACCTCGCAGACACCAAAACTCGTCTTGAAGACCTGTACCTGCCGTTCAAGCAAAAACGCCGCACCAAAGGCCAGATTGCTTTGGAAGCTGGCCTGGGTGAACTGGCAGACGCACTGTTTAATGATCCAAGCCTGACCCCGGAAAGTGAAGCCGAGCGCTTTATCGACGCCGAGAAAGGCTTTGCCGACATAAAAGCTGTGCTCGAAGGTGCCAAATACATCCTGATGGAGCGTTTTGCTGAAGACGCCAACTTGCTGGCTAGCCTTCGCAGCTTCATCAAGGACAACGCCACCCTCAGCGCCCGCGTCGTCGCAGGTAAAGAGGAAGAAGGGGCGAAATTCCGCGACTACTTCGAGCATGACGAAAAGCTCAAAGGTGCGCCGTCGCACCGTGCTTTGGCGATCTTCCGTGGCCGTAATGAAGGCATCCTCAGCGTCAGCCTGAAAGTCGGCGACGAACAGCCGGGCACCATGCACCCGTGTGAAGTGATGATTGGCGAGCGTTTCGGCATCAGCAACAAAGGCCGTGCAGCCGACAAATGGCTGGGCGAAGTGGTGCGCTGGACTTGGAAGGTCAAGCTCTACACTCACCTGGAAACCGACTTGCTGGGCGAACTGCGCGACGGTGCAGAAGACGAAGCCATCAGCGTATTTGCCCGTAACCTCAATGACCTGCTGCTGGCCGCCCCGGCTGGCCCGCGCGCAACACTGGCGCTAGACCCCGGCCTGCGTACCGGCTGCAAAATCGCCGTAGTCGATGCCACCGGCAAACTGCTCGAGACGACTGCTGTTTACCCGCACGCTCCGCGCAATGATTGGGATGGCACCATCAACACCCTGGCAAAACTGTGCGCCAAACATAACGTCGAGCTGATCGCCATCGGCAACGGCACTGCCAGCCGCGAAAGCGACAAGCTGGTGATCGAACTGATCAAAAAGTATCCACAGCTCAAGCTCACCAAAATCATGGTCAGCGAAGCCGGTGCATCGGTGTACTCAGCCTCCGAGCTGGCTGCCAAAGAATTCCCGGACCTGGACGTATCCCTGCGTAGCGCCGTCTCCATCGGTCGCCGCCTGCAAGACCCGTTGGCCGAACTGGTGAAAATCGACCCGAAATCCATTGGTGTCGGCCAGTATCAGCACGACGTGTCCCAGCTCAAGCTCGCCCGCTCGCTGGATGCCGTGGTTGAGGACTGCGTAAACGCCGTGGGCGTGGATGTGAACACTGCCTCCGCCGCCCTGCTCACCCGCATCTCCGGCCTTAACGCCACGCTGGCGCAGAATATCGTCAACTACCGCGATGCCAACGGCGCCTTCAACAGCCGTGCTGAACTGCTGAAAGTGCCGCGCCTGGGTGAGAAGACCTTTGAACAGGCCGCAGGCTTCCTGCGCATCATGAACGGCAGCAACCCGCTGGACGCCTCCGCCGTTCACCCGGAAACCTACCCACTGGTACAACGTATTGCCGCCGACACCGGCCGCGACATTCGCTCACTGATCGGCGACAGCAGCTTCCTCAAGCGCCTAGACCCGAAACAATTTACGGATGAGCAATTTGGTCTGGTCACCGTCAGCGACATCCTCAGCGAGCTAGAAAAACCAGGGCGCGACCCGCGTCCTGAGTTTAAGACTGCCGAGTTCCAGGAAGGCGTGGAAACCCTGAAAGACCTCAAACTGGGCATGATCCTTGAGGGCGTGGTCACCAACGTCACCAATTTCGGTGCGTTCGTGGATATTGGCGTGCACCAGGATGGTCTGGTACACATCTCCGCGCTGTCTGAAAAATTCATCAAAGACCCGCACGAAGCCGTCAAAGCCGGTGACGTGGTCAAGGTGAAGGTCATGGAAGTGGACATCCCGCGTAACCGTATCGCCCTGTCGATGCGCATGGGCGACACGCCGGGCGAGAAAACCGAAGGCCCGCGCACAGGCGGTAACCGCGGCGGCAATACCCCTCGCAGCGAGCGACACTCCCGCGAAGACAAACCGGCTCCGGCCACCGGCGGAATGGCGGCCCTGTTCGCCAATGCCAAACAGCTGAAGAAGTAA
- the gshA gene encoding glutamate--cysteine ligase, with product MSDLLSRRLHQLGERANLTLLSQCLHGIERECLRVDGNGQLALTPHPQPLGSALTHPQITTDYSESLLEFITPAEANPADTLSDLDQIHRFVYSKLDGELLWSPSMPCELPDEDTIPIARYGSSHIGELKYVYRKGLALRYGKTMQCIAGIHYNFSVPEALWSLQQQAEGNTRNARDYQSSRYIALIRNFRRYSWLLMYLFGASPALHKGFMRGRPHQLQELDAETLYLPYATSLRMSDLGYQSSAQSGLTPCYNDLASYTDSLRQAVATPYPEYVAAGTKKDGEWQQLNTNILQIENEYYSSIRPKRVTYSGERPIQALVARGVQYVEVRCLDINPFLPLGIDLTEARFLDAFLLYCAFEESPLLQNGECGQCSSNFLKVVKEGRRPGLHLQRNGEQVTLQSWAEELLENIRPLAEVLDRSNGDHAHIEALNAQLAKVADSSLTPSAQVLAALQKGQTFTEFALKQSQLHAEYFRNQPLTAEQAARFESSVSQSIQEQAELEATEQGDFDNFVAAYQASILALAV from the coding sequence TTGAGCGACTTGTTATCCCGCCGCCTGCACCAGCTTGGCGAGCGCGCCAACCTCACCCTGCTTTCCCAATGCCTGCACGGCATCGAACGCGAATGCCTGCGCGTTGACGGCAACGGCCAACTGGCACTGACGCCTCACCCGCAGCCACTGGGTTCAGCGCTGACCCATCCGCAGATCACTACGGACTATTCCGAATCGCTGCTGGAGTTCATCACCCCGGCAGAAGCGAATCCGGCAGACACCCTGTCAGACCTGGATCAGATCCACCGATTCGTCTACTCCAAACTGGATGGCGAACTGCTGTGGAGCCCGTCCATGCCCTGCGAGCTGCCAGACGAAGACACCATCCCTATCGCCCGCTATGGCAGCTCCCACATTGGCGAGCTGAAATATGTCTACCGCAAAGGCCTGGCCCTGCGTTACGGCAAAACCATGCAGTGTATTGCAGGCATCCACTACAACTTCTCCGTACCGGAGGCGCTGTGGTCCCTGCAACAACAGGCGGAAGGCAACACCCGCAATGCACGCGACTATCAGTCGTCGCGCTACATCGCCCTGATCCGCAATTTCCGCCGCTACAGCTGGCTGCTGATGTACCTGTTCGGTGCCTCGCCAGCCCTTCATAAAGGCTTTATGCGCGGTCGCCCTCACCAATTGCAGGAGCTGGATGCTGAAACCCTCTACCTGCCTTACGCCACAAGCCTGCGCATGAGCGACCTGGGCTATCAAAGCTCTGCCCAGAGCGGGCTGACCCCTTGCTACAACGATCTGGCCAGCTACACCGACAGCCTGCGTCAGGCCGTTGCCACGCCCTACCCGGAATACGTGGCCGCTGGCACGAAAAAAGACGGTGAATGGCAGCAGCTGAACACCAATATTCTGCAAATCGAAAACGAGTACTACTCAAGCATTCGTCCCAAGCGCGTCACTTACAGCGGCGAGCGGCCGATCCAGGCCCTGGTGGCCCGCGGAGTGCAATATGTTGAGGTACGCTGCCTGGACATTAACCCATTCCTGCCGCTGGGGATTGATCTGACCGAAGCCCGATTCCTCGATGCCTTCCTGCTCTACTGCGCATTCGAGGAAAGCCCGCTGCTGCAAAACGGCGAGTGCGGTCAGTGCAGCAGCAACTTCCTTAAAGTCGTCAAAGAAGGTCGTCGCCCAGGCCTGCATCTGCAACGCAACGGCGAGCAGGTCACTCTGCAAAGTTGGGCTGAAGAGCTATTGGAGAACATTCGCCCACTGGCAGAAGTTCTGGACCGCAGCAACGGCGATCACGCCCACATCGAAGCCCTGAATGCACAACTGGCAAAGGTCGCCGACAGCAGCCTGACACCCTCCGCACAAGTGCTGGCAGCCTTACAAAAGGGCCAAACGTTCACCGAGTTCGCCCTCAAGCAGAGCCAGTTGCATGCCGAGTACTTCCGCAACCAACCTCTGACTGCCGAGCAAGCTGCCCGTTTCGAGAGCAGCGTCAGCCAATCCATTCAGGAACAGGCTGAGCTGGAAGCAACCGAGCAGGGCGATTTCGACAACTTCGTTGCCGCCTATCAAGCCAGCATCCTGGCGCTCGCTGTCTGA
- the ompR gene encoding two-component system response regulator OmpR: MSNTALPAEGEKILIVDDDARLRRLLERFFDEQGYRVRAVENVEQMDRLLARELFNLVVLDLMLPGEDGLSACRRLRESNNQVPIIMLTAKGDEASRIQGLELGADDYLAKPFNPRELLARIKAVLRRQAPVVPGAPGSEDEVVSFGDYQLSLATRELRKGDEVHMLTTGEFAVLKALVQHAREPLTRDKLMNLARGREWDALERSIDVQISRLRRLIEPDPSKPRYIQTVWGVGYVFVPDGNK; the protein is encoded by the coding sequence ATGAGCAACACTGCGCTGCCTGCCGAAGGCGAAAAAATCCTGATCGTTGATGACGATGCACGCCTGCGTCGTCTGCTTGAGCGTTTTTTTGATGAGCAGGGCTATCGTGTCCGTGCGGTTGAGAATGTCGAGCAGATGGACCGCCTGCTGGCCCGTGAGCTGTTCAATCTGGTGGTGCTGGATCTGATGCTGCCGGGTGAGGATGGCTTGTCCGCCTGCCGTCGCCTGCGTGAGTCGAACAATCAGGTGCCGATCATCATGCTCACCGCCAAGGGCGATGAGGCCAGCCGTATTCAGGGGCTGGAGCTGGGCGCTGACGATTATCTGGCCAAACCATTCAACCCGCGTGAGTTGTTGGCGCGTATTAAAGCGGTACTGCGTCGCCAGGCGCCGGTTGTACCGGGGGCGCCGGGCAGTGAGGATGAGGTCGTCAGCTTTGGTGACTATCAGCTGTCCCTGGCCACCCGCGAGCTGCGTAAAGGCGATGAAGTCCACATGCTGACCACCGGTGAGTTCGCCGTTCTCAAGGCGCTGGTGCAGCATGCCCGTGAGCCGCTGACCCGCGACAAACTGATGAACCTGGCCCGTGGCCGTGAGTGGGATGCGCTGGAGCGCTCCATTGATGTGCAGATTTCCCGTCTGCGCCGCCTGATCGAGCCGGACCCCTCCAAGCCACGCTACATCCAAACAGTCTGGGGTGTGGGTTACGTGTTCGTGCCGGACGGCAATAAGTAA